In one window of Herpetosiphonaceae bacterium DNA:
- a CDS encoding histidine decarboxylase, pyruvoyl type, whose product NDNPDDLKAYLDQHRKAVAWSIVACGQDQSVLYDRTYMSYAYTIMQPGEVGTALTVAPYVSLARNAIPSGGFNQLNSMTLSEWVKEMGFESR is encoded by the coding sequence CCAACGACAACCCCGACGATCTCAAGGCCTACCTTGATCAGCACCGCAAGGCCGTCGCATGGTCGATCGTCGCCTGCGGCCAGGATCAGAGCGTGCTCTACGACCGAACCTATATGAGCTACGCCTACACGATCATGCAACCAGGCGAGGTCGGCACGGCGCTGACGGTCGCGCCGTATGTCAGCCTGGCGCGCAACGCGATCCCTTCCGGTGGCTTCAACCAGCTCAACAGCATGACGCTCTCCGAGTGGGTCAAAGAGATGGGCTTCGAGAGCCGCTAG